AAGGATTGAAGATTTATCCAAAGAATGTATTTAGTAAACTTCTAATGGATGAACAGAGTGACTCTGTTTTTAGGATCAATCACTACCCTCCTTGTCCTGAAGTTCAAGAATTCAATAGCAGAAATTTGATTGGATTTGGTGCACACACTGACCCACAAATCATTTCTTTATTAAGATCAAATAACACTTCTGGACTTcaaatttcacttgaagatgGACATTGGATTTCTGTACCACCTGATCAAAATTCTTTCTTCATCAATGTTGGTGATTCATTGCAGGTATAGCCCTCTATTTCTTGGTGACATCTATTTTTTGTCTTTTCGCTCGTTGTTCGGTATCTGTATTGGAACCCGACTAAATCTGAATTCGCGCTGGGAATGTCCATTGGGGATAAAGTGTTCCTCAACAAAAGCAACTCTATACTCAGGATTCAAACCCGAGAACTTTATTTCTTGGTGACATCTGTTTTTTGGTTTCTCACCCGGTGTTCGGTATCCGCATTGAAACCCGACTAAATTTGAATTCGCGCCCAAAAGCCCCATTGGGGGTAAATACTCCTTAACAAAAGCGACTCCATACTTGGAATTTAAACCCGAGACCTctaactaaaaaataaaagagttatTATCACTCTATCGTaacttttttggtattttttggtgacattaaacaaataaaaggtccatgtttttttttcaaaagattaGTTTTTATCGAGTGGAAGCTTCTACTTTCTTGCcttgcttttatttttcactcattTGCCAAGTAGTCATTTATTTTTCACTCATTTTTCGCATAAGAGAGCTTAGTGCACTGGGCTGCctatttttttttacattctTCATTACCAACATTCTAACCAGCACTTTTAGTTAATGGTAGAGAATCTCATCCATCCCACTGTACATATAAAGTATTGTATTATTACACATTAGTACTACTATTTTACTAGAGTGCAATTTTGCTAATGGTGGTGAATTTTGCAGGTGATGACCAATGGGAGGTTTAAGAGTGTAAAGCATAGGGTTTTGGCAAATAGTTTGAAATCAAGGCTTTCAATGATTTATTTTGGAGGGCCACCATTGAGTGAAAAGATAGCCCCTTTGGCTTCACTAATGAAAGAAGATCAAGACAGCTTGTACAAAGAATTTACATGGTTTGAGTACAAAAAATCAGCATACAATTCTAGACTAGCTGATAATAGGTTGGTCCTATTTGAGAAAGTAGTATAGCctcattattaattttttttttttgaagtccCACCTTTTTACTTGTTTAGGAAGTATATGGGTTGTCAAGATGCTCAAATATAGGTTTAAAGATAGATCATTGGATTTCCTATAGATAGCAAACTATATTTTATTTCTCTTTGTTATCCTATCTTTTTTTGTTCTCCTTATACTTTTTTGTAACCACGTCTTGTTAATAAtacaagttctaagtcatgatcATTATCAATGCCATTTATTCTTTGAAATGTCAattgtttatttgtttttcacTCGGTGTTCGGTACCTACATTGGTACTCGATTATATCTGGATTCGCGTTACATATGATCATATTCTGTGGGAACCACTCTTAGGGTTCGAACCCGAGACCTATGATTAAGGAAAGAGCAGCTCCATCCGTTGCACCACATGTTTTGGTGGTGCTCAGTCATGATAAGTGAGACTCAACAAACAGAGAAAATAAGGGAACTACTTTATTCGGATTCGCGTCGCGTAAAAGTCATATAACAAAAACGCTCCCTACAAAAACTACTGTATTTTTGTGAGCATGGCCACGTTAATGAAAACTTAAGTTTCAATAATATGTAAATTTCTGACGAACTAGGATAGAATTTAGACCCTACTGTTTCCAACTCTATTGCTATGCATtcttaaatcttgaaaaaactATGGATTTATAGGgccttattttgattttcttcatCCATTTTTCTTCTATCTCTTCATCGATGCCAATACTCGACTCTTTTGATAAGATAGACAAAATAACTTCATTTACTAGAGAAAATTTAATGAAGTATTAATACGggaaaattatattatatagcCGCTCTCCAAATAATAGctaaaaaactatatattttttgtatatatatacatttatgtatgttatatataaaaaatatataaattttatatatttttgtagcCGTATCTAAATAGTTTCAGTCGTGGGCTAAAAGTGATACTTGCCCCAATAATGAGACTTGTTTAGTGCTCTTGGTCTGTTCCAACAACATACTAATTAGTATTGGAAATTTGACATCCTATAGCAAAGGTACACCTTATatattataaaccaaaattattttaaaatattattttctatagctaccttttatattttatagcaaaataaatattttatggtatatactatcattgaggcatgaaatacgctatttatatttttcctctcTCTTAGACAGCTGGAAATCTTATTTTTAAGGAATtgtcgttattgtattcatgaatacagcagcgcaaatacatgtgaatatatgcgcgtacagctggactgccctgattttaggcgttttttattgttgtattcatgaatacaacatcgtgaatacactaccgtaacaactgaatagtagctataggaagtaattatgtatatggtagctaaagaaagttaatagccactaaacaatggTGATTTATGAAAAATTATCTTTAGTATATAGGAGTATATATTAGCTAATATATCATATTTTCCTAAAGATGAAATGTCTTTGTTTTGACATTTTTGTAAGAGAATATTGAATAATATTACATTAAATGAAAAAGTGGATGGACAAAAATTTTGAAGAGAAATAAAGAAGCCATAGCCCATAGAGGTGACAGGCTGACGGTATGTACCATGTAAAAGATGCAGAGCACACAGTTTCCAGTTTCAGAACTACAAGAGATGTAATATTCTTTATTAGATTTGAGTCAAGAAAGAAAACGAAAGTTGAATGgcaaaagggccaaatatatccATTACTTTCGGATATTGTCTATATTTAACCTCCGTTATACGATCaagccaaatttacccctactgTTATACTATCCGGCCAAATACTCCTACCATCAGCAAATTTTTAAAAGTTACCCCTCAGTCCATCAGGTGACCCAGAATCTCCCAAATCATTTTAATTAAGTCacttattcttcttcttgatcCACTATTTTCAAAATAATTGACATTTAACTGCTttcttaattgaaaaaaaaaaaataagagaaagaaatattaaaataatacaacgGTTAATAAACAAAGTATTGTAAATTGAAGAATCTAAATTAAGTAGCTTATctaaattttaaaagtatttacaacatcCCAACTTTAATGAATTCATTACACCTAAGGTATGGAGATTTCGCAAGTATTAGTGATAGAAATTAGAATTCCTTGGAGACTTTACATTGTTGaattcaactttgctttaatcAAATGCCTACGCATTATGCACTTTTAAGTTGGTCGATTGAACTCTATACTAACCAGATAATAACAAAATATAATCgaatatacatgtacatacatgATGATCGATTGcatataatacacaataaatagaCCCACTAAATTCTATGGTGTGTATAtggttgaaaaataaataaaattttaaatcaagtccaaattcattatcaCAAGCAGAGAAGTGGATGCGTTGGTAATTAAAAATATCCATGAATAATTTATATAGTCTAATACCTTTAGCATTCACATCAatagtaatttctgaaaatagtggAGCAAGAAaaacaacaagtgatttaaataaaaggaaattggaaaattttagattacttaacagatcaaggggtaatttttaaaagtttgctgatgGTATGAGTAAATTTAGCCAGATAGTATAACGGTAGGGGTAAATTTGACCGAATAATATAACAGAAGTTAAATATAGACAATATCCGAAAGTAGAgggatatatttggccctttttccGAGTTGAATTCAGCTtggtgaaaagaaaaaagaaaatacgtTTATATTTCTTTGCTATTTAATGTCTGATTCACATTTTCACTGTGCTTGCCTCATTTTTGAAGCCAAAACTTGAAAAcaagaaaggaagagaaaagagcCAAAGCTATATTGTCGAGCAATCAAGATGATATATTTGCTCACATGTCCATACGAAAGTCATAATTTGTAGAAATATTTGATGGTCTTAATAAGAGGAAATCGAATGAAAGATTCGCCAGGTGTCTAAGTCTTATTGTATTTAAGGAGTAATGAACAGTGAAGATATTACTATATGAATTGAAAATGTAAAGTAAACATGTAACAATGAACTTTTAGGTCGTAGTTATGTACAATTACTAAATCCTCCTCAAATAAATTACGATTTCAATTCGTTGAGAAAAACTTTTTCGCATTTCACCTATCACTTGAGTAATAGTataaaaccttaagaaaaggcgATCTactaattaaaaaaagaagaattcaTTAAAGAGATTGTTAGTGGTCGTGCTCTCACTGCCGGAAGTTTGGCAGCGATAAAACGCAGTGTTCAAGTCCCTCATCCTGCTCGTGCCTTCGTTGTTTAGTGGTAACAAGTTCCGTGCATAAGTCGCTTTAGAGATAGGGGCGAGGAGCAGGGGCGGATGTAGATCTATAACACCGGGTCCAATTGAACGCATAACTTTCGATAcggagcataaatttatgtacAAAAAATCACTTAAATTGTAATAAATTACAGATATGAACACATAACTTTCGAATATAATGGATTCAATACTAAGAATCTTAAGGTTGACCTTATAGAATTTAAATCCTAAATCCGCCTCTGGCGAGGAACAAGTAGCCCCTTGTATAGGGTTGAAAAAACTATCTGACTAATAAGAGGAAAGGAGCAAGCCAAAACTAACTTCTAACAAGTTGCTGGCTTTTCATCGGCCATGGTGCACTAGCATGCTAATCTTTTCCCAACCTAGTAAAGGAGCTGTTAGTTGTAGCGCACAGTGTACTAGTGAATAAGAAAAGTGAATTAAGATCATACAATTGGATTGAGCCTTTGAGATTTTGAAATGCGTGAAAATCTTTAGACAAATCTATGGCGTAAAGCCCTACAACATCAACTAACAACTTAGAGTAATTTGGTTAGAAAACAAGTTATCTCATAATTAATTATTCCGGAATTAGTTATCCCATCCTCCTATATGGATAAACAATCCCGAAATAGTTATACCACAATTTTATTTCAATCAAACGCGGAATATATTCGTCTCAAATTTAATCCCAGAATTAATTATCTTTTATCCCTCCTACCAAACGAGTTTGATCCACGAATAATTAATCGTACCCAAGAACAATCCAAGAAGGAAAGAGACGTGCAAAATTTGGTATGAGGCAAATTTAGGTGCTGGATTTGTCCTTTGCTCTTTCCTCAAATTTAGCATATGTTGGGGTGTTAGGAAGCAGGTTTTGATAAGTGACCAACCTTTAAATACATAAAATTGcaaaaaagataaccttctttctCTTTAAGCCAGAAATGCTTCTCTAATTTTAGCCACATTGCCAGAAAGGTAAGAGTTCTCCATTCTTAGTTTTATGTCAAATTGACCTCCAGCTGCCCCTGTTAACTTGCAGTCCTGCTAAAGTTTCTCTTCAAACAGAGACatcttacagcttgtttggatggttgttactcgttatattatattgtattgtattgttatcccAAAACAATGTTTGTTTCAATTGTTTCATTAAAATTGGTTGTATTGTATTATCAAATTCATTGTTCCAGGCAATGAAAAATCTCATTTCGTGAaacaaccgatttggtgtggggagattgtttcctatttttcttttcaattatgccctaacttattattccataattctattttactctttacttcttttttttttaattattttaactccaaatctccTACCTATAACCTACTTTGTCTtcatcctctttttttttttttcagaactTCTGCCGCTTCCAACTCCGACGTAAAATTGCtaattttgtatgaatttaatTGCTTAATCTAGTTATAAATCATATTTGTTTCTAAATTAGTAGAAAAGGGTTTTCGTAAATTATATTTATGCgtaattcttgataaatttaatatttaaacaattgaGGATACTTTAGTAAACTTATCTGTTACAGTACAGTACGATACAGTCAAACCAAAcagtaaaatattatttaacaatagcaaacaatacaatttatccaaacattgtatttataaaacgatacaatacaatacattataaaacgatgggtaacaaccatccaaacaagttgttaaacTCTAAGCCATTTGGTTCAAGGGATTAGGTGGGTTATCCCGATATAAATTTTAGGATTAAAATTTATCCCATATTTAGTTATTATCTAAAACCGgatatttataccaaaatcttGGTATAACTTTTCCTTGGGATAAGTTATTCAGGTTACAATCCTAAGTTTAATCTCAGGAATATAAGCTTAATAAGCTTAAGATATCAATCGTTTTGAACCAAAAGAAGCTTTCCTAAACCTGAAACCTTCTCATGTAAAGTTGTTTAATGGGTTAATTTTATGGAATTCATTACTCAAATGGTCATTAAACTATAAAAATCACTTAACTATGTGTATTGCACTCAGAAGATAATTCAActagatttctcaaacttttaATTGTCAAATACATATGTTACCCTCTTAGAATAATTTATTCGTGataataattttgatattaacaacaaaaactccaaaatttatttacacaattaagaatgaaagaaaataaaaaattataaattacatatctcatgcacgtaatataaaaataattatttaaaatagaggtatattttataaaatatattatatatattcttaaaaattatgctcaattattttattattccgaTGTTATATATGCTACGAAACtaatttttcattttatattttataaatattttttttttctatagaTAAGTCTGTAATGTAGATTAAAACgagaaaaaattataatattaaaaaaaaaaagaaaaaaaaagaagataaaagttgataatttagagggtaaaataggtatttgataatcaaaagtttaagaaatttagttgagtgaccttctgaatGTTATAAacatagttaagtgacttttcgGTTACAAACGAAAAAGAATAACTTTACtaaataattttatatagttgagtgaccatttaaGTAATAAACTATTCACGGATAATCATATAATTAGAACTTAATGTTGTAATTAAAAAGTACATCAATGGAAGGAAAATGTAGTCAAGAGGTGCCCATTAATTTTTACTAGATCCTTCAGAGATACCTTTCAAATAGTCAGTGCATGAGTCTGTCTAATCCCTCCATCCCATTTTAACGTTCTTTAGCTCTTTGCAcatctattaaaaaataataataactacaAGGTTTGCATGTTTCAAATACATATATACTTGCTTCATCTACTCTCTTTTACAATACCGATATGGGACGAAGCTGGTAACCTCCCTCTGACTTTCAGGAGTTTTTAAATCAAAATCATTTGCTTAAATAGAGATCTACTACTAGTATTTGATAATCACACTGCTTTTAGTTTagagggatctttacacaaatagtcggACAGAATCTTTATTTACTTTTCTTAGCCGGAATCCATAGATTATGCATTGATTATACATAgttattatacatatattatacattaattatacataTATCCGCCCACTATTTTTAGTGTAAGCAGTTGGGttggctatttaggttaattcttcttgtTAAATCGCATAACGGGTCTATTGAATGCGGGGATTAGAGAGTTATTGGGCCTGTGAAGTCGAGTGTTACTGCTCTGAAATATAAGTGAGATATAGTCATTTTTTATATTGAAAATGAAGTTTGGACAAAAATATTCCTAGCTAAAAATTTCTGTACTTTATGTGCAATTCAAATTCCAAGAAAAATTCATGGAATTTGATCTGTTATCAATTCAAACTGAAAATCCTTGATCAGTCCAAACTAAAGTCATTAGACAGAACACACTCTTATTTACTCAATTAATCATGAAAGGGAGGCAGGTTTGGGACATTATGTCTAAACAGGCGGCCCATCATTTGCTGATTTTTAAACCTCGGAGATTTCTCGATTATCAAAAAAAGAGATTCAAAAGGGTATATgactgaattttttttaaaaaaaggtatATAATTAATCAGGCTAACTGTAGTAAAGGCCGGACATTACTATTAATACTCTAGCAAAAGCAAGGTCAACAGTCATGTCCAACAATACTAAAGAGTTGGTGTTGGCAAGGTAAAATAGAAGATGGAAATTACAAAACCATATACTTTTCGCCTTCCCTTGTTGACTTCCAGACTTCCAAGAGGGAGGGGTTGCGCTGATCTCTTTCC
The nucleotide sequence above comes from Nicotiana tabacum cultivar K326 chromosome 12, ASM71507v2, whole genome shotgun sequence. Encoded proteins:
- the LOC107817580 gene encoding gibberellin 2-beta-dioxygenase 1 codes for the protein MVVLSIPAVEQYSIVKNCKPFSSFFPSNIPIIDLSKPDSKNLLVKACEEFGFFKVVNHGVPMEFISKLELEAIKFFSSPLNQKEKAGPADPFGYGNRKIGTNGDIGWVEYILLSTNSEFNYQKFASILGLDPENIRAAVNDYVSAMKKMACEILEMLAEGLKIYPKNVFSKLLMDEQSDSVFRINHYPPCPEVQEFNSRNLIGFGAHTDPQIISLLRSNNTSGLQISLEDGHWISVPPDQNSFFINVGDSLQVMTNGRFKSVKHRVLANSLKSRLSMIYFGGPPLSEKIAPLASLMKEDQDSLYKEFTWFEYKKSAYNSRLADNRLVLFEKVV